Proteins encoded together in one Synechococcus sp. BL107 window:
- the mutT gene encoding 8-oxo-dGTP diphosphatase MutT → MSEPLLSWWQLYGRQDPAQKPWMFKSDGTWPLPEDNLSSYGIWIAEVMLQQTQLSVVLPYWQRWMARFPTVDAFATSSLEQVRLQWQGLGYYSRARRLHEAARVLVQQPWPKDLDGWMALPGVGRTTAGGIVSSAFNAPAPILDGNVKRVLARLHTHGRPPSRDQHLFWRWSEELLDLRRPRDFNQALMDLGATVCTPRRPGCDQCPWRASCAAYASGDPSGWPVVEERKPLPFQVIGIGVVINEAGDVLIDQRLEEGLLGGMWEFPGGKQEPGEPIEACIARELMEELGIEVSVGESLITVDHAYSHKKLQFVVHLCRWMSGDPKPLASQQVRWVRPEQLKDYPFPAANVRIIEALLGRLSRTNQLQGPGEGS, encoded by the coding sequence ATGTCTGAGCCGCTCCTGAGCTGGTGGCAGCTCTATGGCCGTCAGGACCCAGCTCAGAAGCCTTGGATGTTCAAATCCGACGGCACTTGGCCTTTGCCTGAGGATAACTTGTCTTCCTATGGCATTTGGATCGCTGAGGTGATGCTGCAGCAGACCCAGCTGTCGGTGGTGTTGCCCTACTGGCAGCGCTGGATGGCAAGGTTCCCAACCGTGGATGCCTTCGCCACCTCGTCGTTGGAGCAGGTGCGGTTGCAGTGGCAAGGCCTTGGCTATTACTCCAGGGCACGGCGTCTTCATGAAGCAGCTCGGGTTTTGGTCCAACAGCCTTGGCCAAAGGATCTCGATGGCTGGATGGCGTTGCCGGGCGTCGGCCGCACCACCGCTGGCGGAATTGTGTCCAGCGCCTTTAATGCGCCAGCGCCGATTTTGGATGGAAACGTCAAGCGGGTTTTGGCTCGTCTGCATACCCATGGGCGGCCGCCGTCCCGCGATCAGCACTTGTTTTGGCGGTGGAGTGAAGAGCTGCTGGATCTAAGGCGCCCAAGGGATTTCAACCAGGCGCTGATGGATCTTGGCGCCACGGTGTGTACGCCGCGCCGGCCGGGTTGTGACCAGTGCCCCTGGAGAGCGTCATGCGCTGCTTACGCTTCTGGCGATCCCAGCGGCTGGCCCGTGGTCGAAGAGCGCAAACCCCTTCCGTTTCAAGTGATTGGTATTGGTGTGGTGATCAATGAGGCGGGTGACGTCTTGATCGACCAACGCCTGGAGGAGGGACTTCTTGGAGGGATGTGGGAATTCCCCGGTGGAAAGCAGGAGCCGGGTGAGCCGATAGAGGCCTGCATCGCCCGGGAGCTGATGGAGGAATTGGGGATCGAGGTTTCAGTGGGGGAAAGCCTCATCACTGTCGACCATGCCTACAGCCACAAGAAACTTCAGTTTGTGGTGCATCTCTGCCGTTGGATGTCCGGGGATCCAAAACCCTTAGCCAGCCAACAGGTGCGATGGGTCCGACCGGAGCAGCTGAAGGACTATCCCTTTCCCGCTGCGAATGTCCGGATCATTGAGGCGTTGCTTGGCAGATTGAGCAGGACCAATCAGCTTCAAGGACCTGGCGAAGGCAGCTGA